CCAGGCGAGAAAGTCAGAGCGTTCCGGAAGCAGCAGCTTCGGTTACCAGCGTCAGATGTTTCCCGTAGTATGCGCCGAATGCGGCAAAAATACTGAAGTGCCCTTTCAACCGCGCGGTGATAAACCGGTATACTGTAGCGATTGCTACCGTAAGGTCAGTCCCCGGTAATGTCATAACGTAATAAGCAGATTAAGAATGCACACGGGCTGGAGATAACCGGCCTGTGTGTATTCTTGAGATAGGCTTATCAGTCAGGCTTCATTCCCCCAGACTTAATCTTCGATCTGTTCAAGTCTAAAATGCTCCCGAACTAACAGGAAAGTTAAAGATTTTTAAACGAGGAGGCGCAAAGATGATTGGAGTTACCGAGCGTGCTAAAGAGGAACTGAAGAAGATACTGGATGCTAATACGGATAATCCTGAAGTGTCCTTGAGACTCATGGCTAATGACCAGGGACAACTTGGCCTGGCGATAGACAGGGAAAAACAGGGGGACCAGACGGTCGAACACGA
This DNA window, taken from Dehalococcoidales bacterium, encodes the following:
- a CDS encoding zinc-ribbon domain containing protein, producing MSFEDKSIQCSDCGTTFIFSADEQELFQSRGYTNEPKRCLPCRQARKSERSGSSSFGYQRQMFPVVCAECGKNTEVPFQPRGDKPVYCSDCYRKVSPR